The Syngnathus typhle isolate RoL2023-S1 ecotype Sweden linkage group LG16, RoL_Styp_1.0, whole genome shotgun sequence genome includes a region encoding these proteins:
- the frmd6 gene encoding FERM domain-containing protein 6 isoform X2, with translation MNKVNFHNNKAMQDRRCVCVFLPNDDTLNVIVNVKTLCQELLVQVCDLLRLKDCHLFGLSVIQNNEHIYMELDQKLSKYCPKEWKREASKGIDQFGPPMIIHFRAQYYVENGRLISDRAARYYYYWHLRKQVLLSQCIQREEAYFLLAAFALQADMGNFKRNKHFGKYFEPEAYFPPWVIAKRGGDYILRHIPNMHKDQFALTASEAHLKYIKECAQLDDVTVHYYRLYKDKKEVEASLTLGLTLRGIQIFQNIGSVRQLLYDFPWTNVGKLVFVGKKFEILPDGLPSARKLIYYTGCPVRSRHLLQLLSNSHRLYMNLQPVLKQVRRLEEHEEKKQYRESYISDALELDMDNLDKRSRASGSSSGSVSRHKRLSRHSTASHGSSHTSGVETDSFRAPHPAPHGPLRTCGGSSTNSHGSSHTSGVESGGKERIMDDDEIEMLVDDPKDYEELSEMSLDQELCIHITEDMLAMSPDHNNGFSGLIVKDVSSSTSSSSETVVKMRGQSIESLPQTFTCRKPPSSSDRHSQSLDDVRLYQKDCLQWAELCQDTAHSYTFGCAQELSDGGGGGTYQGLADQCTGIKRTSKYFSLDLSSDDVPEFVV, from the exons ATGAACAAAGTGAACTTCCACAACAACAAAGCCATGCAGGACCGCCGCTGCGTCTGTGTCTTTCTGCCCAACGACGACACGCTCAACGTCATTGTCAAC GTGAAGACCCTCTGTCAGGAGTTATTGGTTCAGGTGTGTGACCTTCTAAGGCTGAAGGACTGTCACCTGTTTGGACTCAGTGTTATTCAAA ATAACGAACATATTTACATGGAACTGGATCAGAAACTGTCCAAGTACTGCCCCAAAGAATGGAAGCGGGAAGCCAGCAAG GGTATCGACCAGTTTGGCCCTCCGATGATCATCCATTTCAGAGCTCAGTATTACGTGGAGAACGGACGTTTAATCAG TGACCGCGCCGCCAGGTACTACTACTACTGGCACTTGAGGAAACAGGTGCTGCTCTCGCAATGCATCCAGCGAGAGGAGGCCTATTTCCTCCTGGCCGCTTTTGCCCTCCAGGCCGACATGGGCAACTTCAAACGGAACAAGCACTTTGGGAAATACTTTGAACCTGAAGCCTACTTCCCCCCGTGG GTGATAGCCAAGCGCGGCGGCGACTACATCCTGAGACATATCCCCAACATGCACAAGGACCAGTTTGCCCTCACGGCCTCCGAGGCGCATCTCAAGTACATCAAGGAGTGCGCGCAGCTCGACGACGTCACCGTCCATTACTACAGACTCTACAAG GACAAGAAGGAAGTGGAGGCATCGCTCACTTTGGGACTGACTTTACGTGGAATCCAGATCTTCCAG AACATCGGCTCGGTGAGGCAGCTTTTGTACGACTTCCCGTGGACCAACGTGGGGAAGCTCGTCTTCGTG GGAAAAAAGTTTGAGATCCTCCCCGACGGGCTTCCTTCAGCCCGGAAGCTCATCTACTACACCGGGTGCCCCGTGCGTTCCCGCCACCTGCTGCAGCTGCTCAGCAACAGCCACCGACTCTACATGAACCTGCAGCCGGTCCTCAAGCAGGTCCGGCGGCTGGAGGAACACGAAG AGAAGAAACAGTACCGTGAGTCGTACATAAGCGACGCGCTGGAGCTGGACATGGACAACCTGGACAAGCGCTCGCGGGCCAGCggtagcagcagcggcagcgtcTCCCGCCACAAACGTCTGTCCCGCCACTCCACCGCCAGCCACGGCAGCTCGCACACGTCGGGCGTCGAGACGGACAGCTTCCGCGCCCCTCACCCGGCCCCCCACGGGCCCCTGAGGACATGCGGCGGCTCGTCCACCAACAGCCACGGCAGCTCGCACACGTCGGGTGTGGAGAGCGGCGGCAAAGAGCGCATCATGGATGACGACG AGATTGAAATGCTGGTGGATGACCCCAAAGACTACGAGGAGCTGAGCGAGATGTCCCTGGACCAGGAGCTGTGCATCCACATCACCGAGGACATGTTGGCCATGTCCCCCGATCACAACAACGGATTCTCCG GTCTCATCGTCAAAGATGTCAGCTCGTCCACGTCGAGCTCCTCTGAGACGGTCGTCAAGATGAGAGGACAAAGCATCGAGTCCCTCCCACAG ACGTTCACGTGCAGGAAGCCGCCGTCATCCAGCGACCGCCACAGCCAGTCGTTGGACGACGTCCGCCTGTACCAGAAGGACTGCCTTCAGTGGGCCGAGCTGTGCCAGGACACAGCGCACAGCTACACTTTCGGATGCGCCCAGGAACTGAGCGACGGCGGCGGGGGCGGGACCTACCAAGGTCTGGCTGACCAGTGCACCGGGATCAAGCGGACCAGCAAATACTTCTCCCTGGACCTCAGCAGTGACGACGTGCCCGAGTTTGTGGTgtga
- the frmd6 gene encoding FERM domain-containing protein 6 isoform X1, translated as MNKVNFHNNKAMQDRRCVCVFLPNDDTLNVIVNVKTLCQELLVQVCDLLRLKDCHLFGLSVIQNNEHIYMELDQKLSKYCPKEWKREASKGIDQFGPPMIIHFRAQYYVENGRLISDRAARYYYYWHLRKQVLLSQCIQREEAYFLLAAFALQADMGNFKRNKHFGKYFEPEAYFPPWVIAKRGGDYILRHIPNMHKDQFALTASEAHLKYIKECAQLDDVTVHYYRLYKDKKEVEASLTLGLTLRGIQIFQNIGSVRQLLYDFPWTNVGKLVFVGKKFEILPDGLPSARKLIYYTGCPVRSRHLLQLLSNSHRLYMNLQPVLKQVRRLEEHEEKKQYRESYISDALELDMDNLDKRSRASGSSSGSVSRHKRLSRHSTASHGSSHTSGVETDSFRAPHPAPHGPLRTCGGSSTNSHGSSHTSGVESGGKERIMDDDAEIEMLVDDPKDYEELSEMSLDQELCIHITEDMLAMSPDHNNGFSGLIVKDVSSSTSSSSETVVKMRGQSIESLPQTFTCRKPPSSSDRHSQSLDDVRLYQKDCLQWAELCQDTAHSYTFGCAQELSDGGGGGTYQGLADQCTGIKRTSKYFSLDLSSDDVPEFVV; from the exons ATGAACAAAGTGAACTTCCACAACAACAAAGCCATGCAGGACCGCCGCTGCGTCTGTGTCTTTCTGCCCAACGACGACACGCTCAACGTCATTGTCAAC GTGAAGACCCTCTGTCAGGAGTTATTGGTTCAGGTGTGTGACCTTCTAAGGCTGAAGGACTGTCACCTGTTTGGACTCAGTGTTATTCAAA ATAACGAACATATTTACATGGAACTGGATCAGAAACTGTCCAAGTACTGCCCCAAAGAATGGAAGCGGGAAGCCAGCAAG GGTATCGACCAGTTTGGCCCTCCGATGATCATCCATTTCAGAGCTCAGTATTACGTGGAGAACGGACGTTTAATCAG TGACCGCGCCGCCAGGTACTACTACTACTGGCACTTGAGGAAACAGGTGCTGCTCTCGCAATGCATCCAGCGAGAGGAGGCCTATTTCCTCCTGGCCGCTTTTGCCCTCCAGGCCGACATGGGCAACTTCAAACGGAACAAGCACTTTGGGAAATACTTTGAACCTGAAGCCTACTTCCCCCCGTGG GTGATAGCCAAGCGCGGCGGCGACTACATCCTGAGACATATCCCCAACATGCACAAGGACCAGTTTGCCCTCACGGCCTCCGAGGCGCATCTCAAGTACATCAAGGAGTGCGCGCAGCTCGACGACGTCACCGTCCATTACTACAGACTCTACAAG GACAAGAAGGAAGTGGAGGCATCGCTCACTTTGGGACTGACTTTACGTGGAATCCAGATCTTCCAG AACATCGGCTCGGTGAGGCAGCTTTTGTACGACTTCCCGTGGACCAACGTGGGGAAGCTCGTCTTCGTG GGAAAAAAGTTTGAGATCCTCCCCGACGGGCTTCCTTCAGCCCGGAAGCTCATCTACTACACCGGGTGCCCCGTGCGTTCCCGCCACCTGCTGCAGCTGCTCAGCAACAGCCACCGACTCTACATGAACCTGCAGCCGGTCCTCAAGCAGGTCCGGCGGCTGGAGGAACACGAAG AGAAGAAACAGTACCGTGAGTCGTACATAAGCGACGCGCTGGAGCTGGACATGGACAACCTGGACAAGCGCTCGCGGGCCAGCggtagcagcagcggcagcgtcTCCCGCCACAAACGTCTGTCCCGCCACTCCACCGCCAGCCACGGCAGCTCGCACACGTCGGGCGTCGAGACGGACAGCTTCCGCGCCCCTCACCCGGCCCCCCACGGGCCCCTGAGGACATGCGGCGGCTCGTCCACCAACAGCCACGGCAGCTCGCACACGTCGGGTGTGGAGAGCGGCGGCAAAGAGCGCATCATGGATGACGACG CAGAGATTGAAATGCTGGTGGATGACCCCAAAGACTACGAGGAGCTGAGCGAGATGTCCCTGGACCAGGAGCTGTGCATCCACATCACCGAGGACATGTTGGCCATGTCCCCCGATCACAACAACGGATTCTCCG GTCTCATCGTCAAAGATGTCAGCTCGTCCACGTCGAGCTCCTCTGAGACGGTCGTCAAGATGAGAGGACAAAGCATCGAGTCCCTCCCACAG ACGTTCACGTGCAGGAAGCCGCCGTCATCCAGCGACCGCCACAGCCAGTCGTTGGACGACGTCCGCCTGTACCAGAAGGACTGCCTTCAGTGGGCCGAGCTGTGCCAGGACACAGCGCACAGCTACACTTTCGGATGCGCCCAGGAACTGAGCGACGGCGGCGGGGGCGGGACCTACCAAGGTCTGGCTGACCAGTGCACCGGGATCAAGCGGACCAGCAAATACTTCTCCCTGGACCTCAGCAGTGACGACGTGCCCGAGTTTGTGGTgtga
- the LOC133169608 gene encoding LOW QUALITY PROTEIN: afadin (The sequence of the model RefSeq protein was modified relative to this genomic sequence to represent the inferred CDS: substituted 1 base at 1 genomic stop codon): MSTKEEREKLAQVIRQWNNNRLDLFEISEPDENLVFQGVMRFYLEDPSGGNVATKCLRFGSNASTSEVVETLAEKFRPDMKMLSTSHCLYEIHGNKERRLDPDERPLVVQLNWNSNNREGRFVLKQSKETPEESCHDKEKGGVIQTFKRTLSRKDKKNKNKVSDKPADVDQNRASENLANGSPETPEQYTGKKRQGESQADTNSPMSDFFDHPGLPLGIQLCDHSEEAFLIAVINYANSSTIHFKLSPAYALYAAGRFALRRPEGSVGGVTSIADKMVAVTSKVIQKQQDNVGALAFWTANTSELLNFFKHDKDLSQLTQQSQLDLSHLVHKAYSHLIRCIQTELRKNLPTFLIDPEQHGPLPAGIEMVLNTLMNTMSLLRRYQVNPALAIQLFSQLFHFISAWLFNQLMNPDASTPGLRSHYWGAALRQRLIGIEAWAERQGLELAADCHLGHIIQATSLLTMNKYTTQDVNEIQSTCFKLNSLQLRALLSGYFYAPDEPHIPADLIDGVVTAAEASADNLIRQEGRDVQLEENLDLPLPFLLPDGGYSCDKVRGIPPGFREFLEPICQRGLCYLTSQQNPKGDWTIFFAGPGTLFLDNPSQPEAVSVTLKKPLNSGMGISIVAAKGAGQDHLGIYIKSIVKGGPAEMNGLLTTGDQLLSVDGQSLLGLSQERAAALMMETGPIVTLKVAKFGASFHGLSALLGIPAPACTAGSDNSHVAANWKEIPLYVVEDPAQLEQRGVRHGRGGTKKDQIMQNRQFYRSNPNMADFALEDDDELAKRDRQALSQENLCVDTGGPLVDKSQTIWQGRSSKGYHSHLPIRPSFSTQNILADNCCPVKGHQGTRAGVXRTPFSQQPIPTPSVQPIRIDIPVSRPGISHAIPALTTFQHRSCLAPLRSSQSLQINGHLTQRCPKPPVHYTFPIPADEKLPPPSRLSQQHTAKPQVSITPTKHVSFQEPLSQQKQSKCPVEPKDRRKPNDMTKLDEVEVLEQEVRALQAKGELSAKETERLGNLSLEWQFQKRLREIRQQGEDEDDEDLDMMVVIQELEKRAQITDQADGDKKQRCFQSEEN, from the exons ATGTCCACTAAGGAAGAACGGGAAAAGCTGGCCCAAGTCATCAGGCAGTGGAACAACAACAGACTGGACTTGTTTGAAATAAGCGAACCAGATGAA AATCTGGTCTTTCAGGGTGTCATGCGTTTCTACTTAGAAGATCCTTCCGGGGGAAACGTCGCTACCAAGTGTCTGCGTTTTGGAAGCAACGCTTCCACAAGCGAGGTGGTTGAAACTTTAGCTGAGAAATTTCGGCCTGATATGAAAATGCTGAGCACTTCCCATTGTTTGTACGAGATCCACGGCAATAAGG AACGTAGACTGGACCCAGATGAGAGACCTTTGGTGGTTCAATTAAACTGGAACTCAAACAACCGAGAAGGAAGATTCGTGCTCAAGCAAAGCAAGGAGACACCCGAG GAGAGCTGTCACGACAAGGAAAAAGGGGGCGTAATCCAAACCTTCAAGAGGACACTGTCGagaaaagacaagaaaaacaaaaacaaagtgtcTGACAAACCTGCTGATGTGGACCAGAACAG GGCAAGTGAAAACCTAGCAAATGGCAGTCCAGAAACACCAGAACAGTACACGGGAAAGAAAAGGCAAGGAGAGAGTCAGGCGGACACAA ACAGTCCTATGTCGGACTTCTTCGATCATCCCGGTTTACCACTTGGAATTCAACTTTGCGATCACT CTGAGGAGGCCTTCCTGATAGCGGTCATAAATTACGCCAATAGCTCCACGATTCATTTCAAGCTCTCGCCAGCGTATGCCCTCTACGCCGCAGGCCGCTTTGCACTGCGACGTCCGGAGGGGTCCGTTGGTGGGGTAACTTCCATCGCAGACAAAATGGTGGCTGTGACAAGCAAGGTCATTCAG AAGCAGCAGGATAACGTCGGAGCTCTTGCCTTCTGGACGGCTAACACTTCCGAGCTGCTAAACTTCTTCAAACACGACAAGGACCTCAGCCAACTCACGCAGCAAAGTCAGCTGGATCTGTCCCACCTTGTGCATAAAGCTTACAG TCACCTGATTCGGTGTATACAGACTGAGCTCAGAAAGAATTTGCCAACCTTTTTGATTGATCCTGAGCAACACGGTCCTCTTCCTGCTGGGATAG AGATGGTACTGAACACTTTGATGAACACCATGTCGCTGTTGCGACGCTACCAGGTCAACCCGGCCCTCGCCATTCAGCTCTTCTCCCAGCtttttcactttatcagcgcctGGCTCTTCAACCAACTTATGAACCCTGACGCCAGCACCCCAGGCCTGCGCTCCCACTACTGGGGGGCGGCTCTCCGCCAAAGGCTGATCGGCATAGAAGCCTGGGCGGAGAGACAGGGTCTGGAGCTGGCTGCAGACTGCCACCTGGGACACATCATCCAG GCAACATCACTCCTAACCATGAATAAATACACCACGCAAGATGTGAATGAAATCCAGAGCACCTGTTTCAAGTTGAATTCATTGCAGCTGCGGGCTTTGTTAAGCGGATACTTTTATGCCCCCGATGAGCCTCACATCCCAGCG GATTTGATCGATGGCGTGGTCACGGCCGCAGAGGCCTCGGCCGACAACCTGATTCGGCAGGAAGGCCGAGACGTCCAGCTTGAGGAGAACCTTGACCTCCCCCTGCCCTTCCTGTTGCCAGATGGGGGATATTCCTGCGACAAAGTGAGAGGAATCCCTCCAGGCTTTCGGGAGTTTCTAGAGCCTATTTGCCAGAGAG GTCTCTGCTATCTAACCTCCCAGCAAAACCCGAAAGGTGATTGGACCATCTTCTTTGCTGGACCAGGAACTCTATTCTTG GACAACCCGAGTCAGCCAGAAGCTGTTTCAGTCACCCTGAAGAAACCACTCAACAGTGGCATGGGGATCAGCATTGTGGCTGCCAAG GGAGCAGGCCAAGACCACCTCGGGATTTACATCAAGTCGATTGTCAAGGGTGGACCGGCCGAGATG AATGGTCTGTTGACAACAGGCGACCAGCTGCTCAGCGTGGACGGTCAAAGCTTGCTCGGCCTCAGTCAGGAAAG GGCGGCAGCACTCATGATGGAAACCGGCCCAATTGTGACCTTAAAAGTGGCTAAGTTTGGCGCTAGCTTCCATGGCCTCAGTGCTCTGCTGGGCATTCCTGCCCCCGCTTGTACTGCAG GAAGTGATAATAGTCACGTTGCAGCTAACTGGAAGGAAATCCCTCTCTACGTTGTTGAAGATCCTGCTCAACTGGAGCAGAGGGGGGTTCGGCACGGCCGCGGGGGGACAAAGAAAGATCAGATCATGCAGAACAGGCAATTTTATCGCTCCAACCCCAACATGGCCG ATTTTGCCCTTGAGGACGACGATGAGCTCGCCAAGCGAGAT CGTCAAGCTCTTTCACAGGAGAACTTGTGCGTGGACACAGGGGGCCCCCTGGTGGATAAAAGTCAAACCATCTGGCAGGGCAGAAGCTCCAAAGGCTACCACTCGCACCTACCTATTCGCCCGAGCTTCTCCACCCAAAACATCCTCGCTGACAACTGCTGCCCGGTCAAAGGGCATCAAGGAACCCGCGCAGGGGTCTGAAGGACTCCTTTTTCACAACAGCCCATTCCGACGCCTTCCGTCCAGCCGATACGCATCGACATCCCTGTGAGCAGGCCGGGCATTTCTCACGCCATTCCTGCACTTACCACATTCCAGCATCGTTCGTGTCTAGCGCCGTTGAGGTCCAGTCAAAGCCTCCAAATAAACGGACACTTGACCCAAAGGTGTCCGAAACCTCCCGTCCACTACACTTTCCCCATTCCTGCTGATGAGAAGCTACCTCCACCCTCGCGACTATCCCAGCAACATACGGCAAAACCGCAAGTGAGCATCACTCCTACAAAGCACGTTTCCTTCCAAGAACCACTGAGCCAGCAGAAGCAGAGCAAATGTCCGGTGGAGCCTAAAGACCGGCGGAAACCGAATGACATGACCAAACTGGACGAGGTCGAGGTCCTGGAGCAGGAGGTAAGGGCGCTTCAGGCCAAGGGCGAACTCAGCGCCAAGGAGACCGAGCGACTTGGCAACCTGAGCCTGGAGTGGCAGTTTCAGAAGAGGCTGCGAGAGATCCGGCAACAGGGAGAGGATGAGGACGACGAGGACTTGGATATGATGGTGGTGATACAAGAGCTGGAGAAAAGAGCTCAG ATAACAGATCAAGCGGACGGCGACAAGAAACAGCGATGTTTCCAGAGTGAGGAAAACtag
- the dusp23b gene encoding dual specificity protein phosphatase 23b → MGSTPPNNFSWVDPGKVAGLAFPRMTAQYQYLLDHGIQHLVCLCEHKPPNYDTCPKLQLHHIKIVDFTPPSQSQIDRFLAIVEEANTKGEGVAVHCMHGHGRTGTMLACYLVKTRKISGIDAINEIRRMRRGSIETKDQEKAVVQFYQRVK, encoded by the exons ATGGGTTCCACTCCACCAAACAATTTCTCATGGGTAGACCCGGGCAAAGTAGCAGGACTGGCCTTTCCCCGGATGACGGCGCAGTACCAGTATCTTCTGGACCATGGCATCCAACACCTGGTGTGCCTGTGCGAGCACAAACCCCCCAATTATGATACGTGTCCTAAACTGCAGCTCCATCACATCAAGATTGTTGACTTCACGCCACCCTCGCAGTCTCAGATTGATAGATTCCTCGCCATTGTGGAGGAGGCCAACACCAAAGGAGAG GGCGTGGCCGTCCACTGCATGCACGGCCACGGAAGAACAGGCACCATGCTGGCCTGCTACCTGGTCAAGACAAGAAAAATATCCGGCATCGACGCCATCAATGAGATCCGCCGAATGCGCAGGGGCTCCATCGAAACCAAAGACCAAGAGAAGGCTGTGGTACAGTTTTATCAACGcgttaaatga
- the tmx1 gene encoding thioredoxin-related transmembrane protein 1 has translation MFPSSLAQKHPSPICYLLVSVCLASLPFTGAKQDSLREVTDSNWEDILTGEWMIEFYAPWCPACQHLQPVWKEFAEWGEDMGVNIAKVDVTEQPGLSGRFIITSLPTIYHCKDGVFRKYQGARTKDEFLSFVDEKKWSTVEPVSSWFAPSSILMNSMSALFKLSMFIRRCHNYMTEQLGIPVWGSYVIFGLATLFSGLALGLLLVFIADFVFPSRRFSPGYYQKKEAGDQAWLQQQQEEEEREADGEEEDDDDDEEEEEEKDDEAWRMRQRLAATLEGQPKTGHAVRKRAVPGRIQQNEDEEEEEEEEDT, from the exons ATGTTTCCCTCGAGTCTGGCTCAAAAACACCCCTCGCCGATATGCTATCTCCTTGTCAGCGTGTGCCTCGCGTCCTTGCCGTTTACCGGGGCCAAGCAAGACAGCCTCCGGGAAGTCACGGACAGCAACTGGGAGGACATCCTGACCGGAGAGTGGATGATTGAATT CTATGCACCCTGGTGTCCAGCCTGCCAGCACCTGCAACCGGTGTGGAAGGAGTTTGCTGAATGGGGGGAGGACATGGGTGTGAACATCGCCAAGGTGGACGTGACGGAGCAACCGG GTCTTAGTGGGAGATTCATCATTACGTCACTTCCAACTATTTACCA TTGCAAAGATGGCGTCTTCCGCAAATACCAGGGCGCACGCACCAAGGACGAATTCCTCAGCTTTGTGGACGAGAAGAAGTGGAGTACGGTGGAGCCGGTCTCCTCCTGGTTCGCTCCCTCGTCTATTTT AATGAACTCCATGTCTGCTCTCTTCAAGCTCTCCATGTTCATCCGG CGTTGTCATAACTACATGACGGAGCAACTGGGCATTCCCGTGTGGGGCTCGTACGTCATCTTTGGCCTGGCCACACTCTTCTCCGGCCTCGCTCTTGGACTG ctgctgGTGTTTATCGCCGATTTTGTCTTCCCGTCTCGACGATTCTCTCCGGGCTACTATCAGA AGAAAGAAGCCGGGGACCAGGCGTGGCTCcaacagcagcaggaggaggaggagcgcgaAGCCGAcggcgaggaggaggacgacgacgacgacgaagaggaggaggaggagaaggacgaCGAGGCGTGGCGGATGCGACAACGCCTCGCCGCCACCCTCGAGGGCCAGCCCAAGACGGGACACGCCGTTCGGAAGCGGGCAGTGCCCGGACGTATACAGCAAaatgaggatgaagaggaggaggaggaggaggaggacacttAG
- the LOC133169224 gene encoding guanine nucleotide-binding protein G(I)/G(S)/G(O) subunit gamma-2 — MASNNTASIAQARKLVEQLKMEANIDRIKVSKAAADLMSYCEAHAKEDPLLSPVPASENPFREKKFFCAIL; from the exons ATGGCGAGCAATAACACGGCCAGCATTGCACAAGCCAGGAAGCTGGTAGAGCAGCTCAAGATGGAGGCCAACATTGACAGGATAAAG GTGTCGAAAGCAGCAGCAGACTTGATGTCCTACTGCGAAGCGCACGCCAAAGAGGACCCGCTGCTCTCGCCAGTTCCCGCCTCGGAGAACCCCTTCCGGGAGAAGAAGTTCTTCTGCGCCATcttgtaa